The Glycine max cultivar Williams 82 chromosome 12, Glycine_max_v4.0, whole genome shotgun sequence genome window below encodes:
- the LOC100807035 gene encoding Fanconi anemia group J protein homolog, which yields MLIKSKVILPFRKEDAMWCVTEDLVKVGQLVKGCCYYGARSMSNDAQLVFCPYNYINNPVIRAPMEVDIKIIYGFRMSFTNHQLYAIQSIWRTLLVMLAVWIMKMFWIMELQQLSSINAAIYQPLYEMAQGLTSWMEHKKKKLEKCDFHHRVKELSILSFFMPLSIINL from the exons ATGCTCATAAAGTCAAAGGTCATCCTTCCCTTCAGAAAGGAGGATGCAATGTGGTGCGTGACAGAAGATCTTGTAAAAGTTGGACAATTGGTAAAAG GTTGCTGTTATTATGGTGCTCGTTCTATGTCAAATGATGCTCAATTAGTATTTTGTCCATATAACTACATCAATAATCCAGTCATTCGGGCACCAATGGAAGTGGATATTAAA ataatataTGGATTCCGGATGTCTTTCACAAACCATCAGTTGTATGCTATCCAAT CAATATGGAGGACATTACTTGTGATGCTGGCAGTGTGGATAATGAAGATGTTTTGGATA ATGGAGCTCCAACAACTTTCCTCTATTAATGCTGCAATTTACCAACCACTATATGAAATGGCACAG GGCCTTACTAGTTGGATggaacacaagaaaaaaaagctaGAAAAATGTGATTTTCACCACCGTGTCAAGGAGTTAAGCATTTTGTCATTCTTTATGCCtctttcaattattaatttgtga
- the LOC102668480 gene encoding methionine S-methyltransferase, producing the protein MHCIAGHHGRNKLTMMVIPSIFLPEDWSFTFDEGINRHPDSIFKERTVAELGCGNGWISIAIAEKWLPYKVYGLDINPRAVKVSWINLYLNALDENGHLIYDVENKTLLDRVEFHESDLLSYCREKDIQLERIVGCLPQVIPQRIVVCLSLR; encoded by the exons ATGCATTGCATTGCAGGACATCACGGGAGAAACAAATTGACTATGATGGTCATTCCAAGCATTTTTCTCCCCGAAGACTGGTCCTTCACTTTTGACGAAGGCATTAATAGACATCCAGACTCCATTTTCAAGGAGAGGACTGTTGCCGAGTTAGGTTGCGGAAATGGATGGATTTCCATTGCCATTGCCGAGAAGTGGTTACCATACAAG GTTTATGGCCTTGATATCAATCCTAGAGCGGTGAAGGTTTCCTGGATAAACTTATACTTGAATGCTTTAGATGAAAATGGCCACCTAATCTATGACGTGGAGAATAAAACTTTGCTGGATAGGGTAGAGTTCCATGAATCTGATCTTCTATCCTATTGCAGGGAAAAAGACATTCAACTTGAAAGAATTGTTGGATGCTTACCTCAGGTAATTCCACAACGCATAGTTGTTTGCCTTTCATTGAGATAG